In Candidatus Saccharibacteria bacterium oral taxon 488, a single window of DNA contains:
- a CDS encoding 50S ribosomal protein L34 produces MPKRTFQPHKRHRAKTHGFRARVSTKAGRAVLKRRRLKGRAKIAI; encoded by the coding sequence ATGCCAAAGCGAACATTTCAACCACACAAGCGACATCGCGCCAAGACGCACGGTTTTCGAGCTCGTGTTTCGACCAAGGCTGGCCGCGCTGTCCTGAAGCGTCGTCGCCTCAAGGGTCGCGCTAAAATCGCTATCTAA